The following proteins are co-located in the Anas platyrhynchos isolate ZD024472 breed Pekin duck chromosome 1, IASCAAS_PekinDuck_T2T, whole genome shotgun sequence genome:
- the USF3 gene encoding basic helix-loop-helix domain-containing protein USF3 isoform X2 — translation MPALPLQIAAEKSRNKALFSETMPEMTENETPTKKQHRKKNRETHNAVERHRKKKINAGINRIGELIPCSPALKQSKNMILDQAFKYITEMKRQNDELLLNGGNNEQAEEIKKLRKQLDELQKENGRYIELLKANDICLYDDPTIHWKGNLKNAKVSVVIPGDQVQKNIIVYSNGSQPNGNNQGASVQGITFNVSHNLQKQTANVVPVQRTCNLVTPVTISGIYPAENKPRSQSTVSPLAPAQPVPAGNVLELSTLENEQGVLVTATSQSTSQSGTEQELQRSLSNTSQNDQNLSKSKNDEGCPKLMKKTLLQGISLPSSASTEASQVQQVNATCSKTPSSRNEFQEGCVISTSDTACVPSVRLSSTDSFSSVNVLKSTDLVSSAAMPMTSAAEGIKAVTAISTLPASPLENCWSFSGSTGVGTSDLKNMSSLTRMPSAGNTQTTWTTLQLAGNTVQPLSQTPSSVMTALLNEPGNSTGTVSPAHSRPLTTSISLSTSLPGDVQAAEQIVVTLPSCPSLPMQPLISQPQVKTQAAGNILPLNSAMQVIQMAQPVASAVTGAPANQNVIILQPPNTTPCPPIVRAEVPSQNVSQQIVIIQAASQNPLPLLSAQPSASVRVPMNGPTAIANSSNSVQNAPLPQTFGGKHLVHILPRPSSLPSSSSTQTFSVTMSNQQHPQTISLNGQLFALQPVMSSSGAANQAPMQIIQPTTSEDPNTNVALNTFGALANLNQSISQMAGQSCLHLSLSHPANPTTVHNQIATVNCVSLPTSVASAISAEGSVLASASNSINTSPKKAAAGLPANTKSKRTNKKPSTKKPVAANSKVSCPAIPCKDAGKVDCPPAETAAKLANSEGLPETVPAASQSLATSQASGVAAPSVAECHSKEPERSEQAAGSCPVPELPASSPLQPTVSEPLVPDPPAAKDAAPLPQVCRSQSNPPATSALSEASASREPPGTLTTSRTEAHVTNPQVAGMAAAQSSTADHTSKAGAISESCSVAQDSSIIMQDADLLEGQGLTKMLSDLTKDRTAEEKNSSFTVQGEHSNFPMENSKSSESNVDLPEKQELLLMNSEGDSLSQHHSCISDQEVVSASLIASRQADSPMSTSSGSSRGFSVASMLPDTTREDVTSSTSTSTCNNCTFSEQPDIVALAARAIFDQENLEKGGGGMQVNMRDAISKSTEVASLEREQPTFKPLPAKESNAGPLETPSNKFSAQDTVQANVDRQVEKPSCSVGGVETSNTSLQISASQSPSITSLSVNNLIHQSRIVHPLVSCPSLSQPSEPPSVPATVSLSLPSSSYVNQSPGPAMMNEYAQEQLNAIRANTMQAPQMQESHLKQQGHEGRKDSAKRAVQDDLLLSTAKRQKQCQTAPLRLEGMALMNRTPESIADQTQMLVSQIPPNSSNSVPSVSNQGHTDGLSRLFPSNSNFVTPALRQTEVQCNSQTSISEQQGQAGQHLQPIQHGPSQGISHLHSNHPYLKQQQAGQLRERHHLYQLQHHVTHGENSVHSQPHGVHQQRTIQQEVQMQKKRNLIQGSQATQLSLQQKHHGSDQTRQKGGQPHPHHQQMQQQMQQHFGASQPEKNCENPATSRNHHSHPQSHINQEIMHQQQQDVSSRQQGSASEHVSGHNQMQRLMTSRGLEQQMVSQASIVTRPSDMTCTPHRQERNRVSSYSAEALIGKTPSNSEQRIGISLQGPRVPDQLEMRSYLDVSRNKGLVIHNMQGRISVDHTVGSDVQRLSDCQTFKPAGPNQQPTGNFDVQASRNSEIGNSVPSLRGMQSQAFRIGQNTGPSIERQKRLPYPPVQGIPTGNTLPSRENENTCHQSFMQSLLAPHLGDQVSGSQRSLPEHQRNTQCGASSTIEYNCPPARESVHIRRDGDGQTRESCDMSIGSINTRNSSLNIPFSSSSSSGDIQGRNTSPNISVQKSNPMRMTESHGTKSHMNTPVSSNMHGVVRPTHPHPAVSHGNGEQGQPSVRQPNSSVTQRSRHPLQDNGGSKIRQPERNRSGNQRHGNVFDPSLPHLPLSTSGSMILGRQQSAIEKRGSIVRFMSDGPQVSNDNAAPDQHTLSQNFGFPFIPEGGMNPPINANASFIPPVTQPSATRTPALIPVDPQNTLPSFYPPYSPAHPTLSNDISIPYFPNQMFPNPSTEKPSSGGLNNRFGSILSPPRPVGFAQPSFPLLPDMPPMHMTNTSHLSNFNLTSLFPEIATALPPDGSAMSPLLSIANTSASDSSKQSSNRPAHNISHILGHDCSSAV, via the exons ATGCCAGCTCTGCCCTTACAGATAGCTGCAGAAAAGTCAAGAAACAAG GCTCTCTTCTCTGAAACCATGCCAGAGATGACAGAGAATGAGACACCTACTAAGAAGCAACATCG aaagaaaaaccgGGAGACACATAACGCAG TGGAGAGACATCGAAAAAAGAAGATTAATGCAGGGATAAACAGAATTGGAGAACTCATTCCCTGCTCTCCAGCACTCAAGCAG agcaAGAACATGATCCTGGACCAAGCCTTTAAGTAtataacagaaatgaaaagacagAATGATGAACTTCTGTTAAATGGAGGGAACAACGAACAGG CTGAAGAGATAAAAAAACTCCGGAAACAATTGGATGAACTTCAGAAGGAGAACGGGAGATATATTGAACTACTGAAAGCAAATGATATTTGCCTGTATGATGACCCTACAATCCACTGGAAGGGGAATCTCAAAAATGCAAAGGTTTCGGTTGTTATTCCTGGTGATCAAGTTCAAAAGAACATCATCGTCTATTCAAATGGGAGTCAACCCAATGGAAATAACCAGGGAGCATCTGTCCAGGGAATAACGTTTAACGTTAGTCATAatttacaaaagcaaacagccaATGTTGTGCCAGTTCAGAGAACTTGCAATTTAGTGACTCCTGTGACAATTTCTGGTATTTACCCTGCAGAAAACAAGCCACGGTCTCAGAGTACGGTTTCTCCACTGGCACCCGCTCAGCCAGTCCCAGCAGGGAACGTTCTTGAACTTTCCACCCTAGAGAATGAGCAAGGTGTGCTTGTTACAGCCACCTCACAGAGCACTTCTCAATCTGGAACAGAACAGGAACTACAGCGTTCTCTAAGTAATACATCACAGAATGATCAAAATCTCtccaaaagtaaaaatgatgaGGGGTGCCCGaaattaatgaagaaaacacTCCTGCAGGGAATCAGCCTTCCTTCCAGTGCCTCCACGGAAGCCTCTCAAGTTCAACAGGTGAATGCAACCTGCTCAAAAACACCCAGTTCTAGGAATGAATTTCAAGAAGGCTGTGTAATTTCAACCAGTGACACAGCTTGCGTGCCGTCTGTGAGACTGTCTAGTACAGATAGCTTTTCCTCTGTAAATGTCCTCAAAAGTACAGACTTGGTAAGTAGTGCTGCAATGCCCAtgacttctgcagcagaaggaaTTAAGGCCGTAACGGCAATAAGCACTCTGCCTGCCAGTCCCCTAGAGAACTGCTGGTCTTTTTCAGGCTCTACAGGCGTTGGCACTTCAGACTTGAAAAACATGAGTAGCCTTACACGCATGCCTTCAGCTGGAAACACACAGACCACGTGGACAACTTTGCAGCTAGCAGGCAATACTGTTCAGCCACTAAGCCAAACACCATCCAGCGTGATGACTGCGCTCCTGAATGAGCCCGGTAACAGCACTGGTACTGTatctcctgctcacagcaggCCTTTGACTACAAGCATTAGTCTAAGTACTTCTCTGCCTGGAGATGTGCAGGCAGCTGAACAAATCGTAGTTACCTTGCCCTCATGTCCGTCCTTACCTATGCAGCCATTAATCAGCCAGCCACAGGTTAAAACTCAGGCTGCAGGAAATATCCTTCCACTGAATTCAGCTATGCAGGTGATTCAGATGGCGCAGCCAGTTGCGTCAGCCGTAACAGGAGCACCAGCCAACCAGAATGTCATAATTCTCCAGCCTCCAAACACCACGCCGTGCCCTCCAATCGTGAGAGCAGAAGTCCCTAGCCAAAATGTCAGTCAACAAATTGTAATTATACAAGCTGCTAGTCAGAATCcgcttcctctcctctctgcccagccttctgcttctgtaAGAGTTCCCATGAATGGGCCTACTGCGATCGCAAACTCTAGCAACTCCGTACAAAACGCCCCTCTTCCACAGACTTTTGGGGGGAAACACCTTGTCCATATATTACCAAGACCATCCTCTTTGCCATCTTCTAGCTCTACACAAACATTTTCAGTTACGATGTCAAATCAGCAGCATCCTCAAACTATCTCACTGAACGGGCAGCTTTTTGCATTGCAGCCCGTGATGTCTTCATCTGGAGCTGCGAACCAAGCCCCTATGCAAATTATTCAACCCACCACCAGCGAAGATCCAAATACCAACGTTGCCCTCAATACGTTTGGTGCTTTAGCTAACCTCAATCAAAGCATATCACAAATGGCCGGACAAAGCTGCTTACATTTGTCTCTCAGCCACCCTGCCAATCCCACAACTGTCCATAACCAGATCGCCACGGTTAACTGCGTGTCGTTACCGACTTCGGTGGCATCTGCAATATCTGCAGAGGGTTCAGTCTTAGCTAGTGCATCTAATTCAATAAACACTTCCCCcaaaaaagctgctgctggcttgcCAGCTAATACAAAATCAAAAAggacaaacaaaaagccaagtACTAAAAAACCCGTGGCAGCCAACAGTAAAGTGTCCTGCCCAGCAATTCCTTGCAAAGATGCAGGGAAGGTAGATTGTCCTCCTGCGGAAACTGCAGCAAAGCTTGCAAACAGTGAGGGGCTGCCTGAAACCGTTCCGGCAGCATCGCAATCTTTAGCTACGTCGCAGGCGAGTGGTGTGGCAGCACCAAGCGTTGCTGAGTGTCATTCCAAAGAGCCTGAGCGCTCTGAGCAGGCGGCAGGATCCTGCCCTGTGCCAGAGCTGCCTGCAtcctcacccctgcagcccacggTGTCTGAACCGTTGGTGCCGGACCCGCCGGCTGCCAAAGATGCTGCTCCTCTCCCACAGGTATGTCGGTCTCAGAGCAATCCACCCGCTACTTCTGCCTTGTCAGAGGCTTCTGCATCCCGTGAACCCCCTGGCACCTTAACGACCTCTCGTACTGAAGCACATGTGACAAATCCTCAGGTTGCCGggatggcagcagcacagagcagcacagcagatCACACTTCCAAGGCAGGAGCAATTTCGGAGTCCTGCAGTGTTGCGCAGGATTCTTCAATCATCATGCAAGATGCGGACTTGTTAGAGGGGCAGGGTCTAACCAAAATGCTGTCAGATCTCACAAAAGACAGaacagctgaggaaaaaaactcTTCTTTTACCGTTCAGGGGGAGCATTCTAATTTTCCCATGGAAAACTCGAAATCATCAGAATCAAATGTTGATTTGCCTGAGAAGCAGGAACTTCTGTTAATGAACTCGGAGGGAGATTCTCTCTCCCAGCATCACAGCTGCATTTCTGATCAGGAAGTAGTTAGTGCTTCCCTCattgccagcaggcaggcagactCCCCAATGTCCACCAGCTCTGGTAGCAGTCGAGGCTTCTCAGTGGCATCGATGTTGCCAGATACCACCAGGGAAGATGTTACGAGCAGCACATCAACCAGTACGTGTAACAACTGCACGTTTTCAGAACAACCCGACATCGTAGCTCTTGCAGCAAGAGCTATTTTTGATCAAGAAAACCTTGAgaaaggtggaggaggaatGCAAGTTAACATGAGGGATGCCATCTCTAAGTCAACTGAGGTTGCATCTTTGGAGAGAGAGCAACCGACTTTCAAACCTTTACCAGCGAAAGAAAGCAATGCAGGGCCATTAGAAACACCATCCAACAAATTCAGTGCTCAGGATACGGTGCAAGCAAATGTTGATAGACAAGTTGAAAAACCAAGCTGTTCTGTAGGAGGTGTGGAGACCTCAAACACTTCTTTGCAGATTTCAGCCTCCCAGTCACCAAGCATAACCAGTTTAAGCGTGAATAATCTAATACACCAGAGCCGCATTGTCCATCCCCTTGTGAGTTGCCCAAGTTTATCCCAGCCTTCAGAGCCGCCAAGTGTTCCTGCAACGGTGAGCCTCTCCCTCCCATCTAGTTCGTATGTCAACCAGTCTCCGGGACCAGCTATGATGAATGAATATGCTCAGGAGCAACTGAATGCTATCAGGGCAAACACCATGCAGGCCCCCCAGATGCAGGAATCACACTTAAAGCAGCAAGGCCACGAAGGTCGCAAAGACTCTGCCAAGCGGGCTGTGCAAGACGACCTTCTGCTCTCCACAGCAAAGAGGCAAAAGCAGTGCCAGACAGCACCTCTGAGGCTCGAAGGGATGGCGCTGATGAACCGAACACCAGAGAGCATTGCTGATCAAACGCAGATGCTGGTCAGTCAGATTCCTCCTAACTCATCAAATTCAGTGCCATCAGTGAGCAATCAAGGGCACACGGATGGCCTTAGCAGGTTATTCCCATCAAACAGCAACTTCGTAACGCCAGCTTTGCGACAAACTGAAGTTCAGTGCAACTCTCAAACATCGATTTCAGAACAGCAAGGTCAAGCAGGGCAGCACTTGCAGCCGATTCAGCATGGACCTTCTCAAGGCATATCTCATCTCCACAGTAATCATCCCTACTTaaaacagcagcaggctgggcagTTAAGAGAAAGGCACCACTTGTACCAGCTGCAGCACCATGTCACTCACGGGGAAAACTCAGTCCACTCTCAACCCCATGGTGTCCACCAGCAGCGAACAATACAGCAGGAGGTGCAAATGCAAAAGAAACGAAATCTTATCCAGGGAAGCCAAGCCACGCAACTTTCTCTACAGCAGAAACACCATGGAAGTGATCAGACGCGGCAAAAAGGTGGTCAGCCTCATCCTCACCACCAGCAAATGCAGCAGCAGATGCAGCAGCACTTTGGAGCTTCCCAGCCTGAAAAGAACTGTGAAAACCCCGCAACAAGCAGAAACCATCACAGCCACCCTCAGAGCCATATAAACCAGGAAATTATGCATCAGCAGCAACAAGATGTTAGCAGCAGACAGCAAGGTTCAGCTTCTGAACATGTGTCAGGGCATAATCAGATGCAGAGGCTTATGACCTCGAGGGGCTTAGAGCAGCAAATGGTGTCCCAGGCAAGTATTGTAACCAGGCCATCGGATATGACTTGCACTCCTCACAGGCAGGAGAGAAACAGGGTCTCCAGCTACTCTGCTGAAGCACTCATTGGGAAGACACCCTCTAATTCAGAGCAGAGAATAGGAATCTCTCTTCAAGGCCCTAGAGTTCCTGACCAGCTCGAAATGAGAAGCTATCTCGATGTTTCTAGGAATAAAGGGTTGGTCATTCATAATATGCAGGGCCGTATATCTGTCGATCATACGGTTGGCTCAGATGTGCAACGGCTGTCTGATTGTCAGACCTTTAAGCCAGCAGGACCCAATCAACAGCCAACAGGCAATTTTGACGTACAAGCCTCAAGGAACAGCGAAATTGGTAATTCTGTGCCATCCCTCAGGGGCATGCAGTCGCAAGCTTTCCGAATTGGTCAAAATACCGGGCCGTCCATTGAAAGACAGAAGAGGTTGCCTTACCCACCAGTGCAGGGTATTCCAACAGGAAATACCCTTCCATCAAGGGAGAATGAAAACACATGCCACCAAAGTTTTATGCAGAGTTTACTCGCCCCTCACCTCGGAGACCAAGTTAGCGGAAGCCAAAGATCCCTCCCAGAGCATCAGAGGAATACGCAGTGTGGCGCATCCTCCACGATTGAGTACAACTGCCCCCCGGCACGAGAGAGCGTCCACATCCGAAGGGATGGTGACGGTCAGACCAGGGAAAGCTGTGACATGTCTATTGGTTCAATTAACACGAGGAACAGTTCTTTAAATATTCCTTTCTCGAGTTCTTCTTCCTCGGGAGACATTCAGGGTCGAAATACAAGCCCAAACATTTCCGTACAGAAGTCCAATCCCATGAGGATGACCGAGAGCCATGGGACGAAGAGTCACATGAATACGCCAGTTTCTAGCAACATGCATGGAGTCGTGAGGCCCACTCACCCTCACCCTGCAGTTTCTCATGGAAATGGTGAACAAGGGCAACCATCCGTTCGTCAGCCAAATTCTTCAGTTACTCAACGATCCAGGCATCCTCTGCAAGATAACGGAGGCTCTAAAATACGTCAGCCCGAAAGGAACCGGTCTGGAAATCAAAGACACGGGAATGTCTTTGACCCTAGTCTTCCCCATCTTCCCCTGTCTACCAGTGGCAGTATGATCCTCGGGCGCCAGCAGTCTGCGATAGAAAAAAGAGGGAGCATCGTCCGCTTTATGTCGGATGGCCCCCAGGTGTCTAACGATAACGCAGCCCCCGACCAACACACGCTCTCCCAGAACTTCGGCTTCCCTTTTATTCCAGAGGGTGGCATGAACCCGCCAATAAACGCCAACGCGTCTTTCATCCCACCCGTTACCCAGCCTAGTGCCACTCGGACACCAGCCCTAATCCCGGTCGATCCTCAAAACACGCTGCCGTCCTTCTACCCGCCATACTCCCCCGCCCATCCCACTCTTTCCAATGACATTTCTATCCCTTACTTCCCCAATCAAATGTTCCCTAATCCAAGCACAGAAAAGCCAAGCAGCGGAGGTTTGAACAATCGGTTTGGATCCATTTTGTCCCCTCCCCGGCCTGTTGGTTTTGCTCAGCCGAGTTTTCCTTTGCTTCCGGACATGCCGCCGATGCACATGACCAACACGTCACACTTATCCAATTTTAACTTGACGTCTTTGTTCCCAGAAATAGCCACAGCTCTTCCTCCAGATGGTTCAGCAATGTCGCCTTTGCTTTCCATTGCAAACACATCTGCTTCAGATTCTTCCAAGCAGTCCTCAAACCGACCTGCCCACAATATAAGCCATATTCTAGGTCACGATTGCAGTTCAGCTGTATGA